Proteins encoded in a region of the Triplophysa dalaica isolate WHDGS20190420 chromosome 10, ASM1584641v1, whole genome shotgun sequence genome:
- the si:dkeyp-34c12.1 gene encoding uncharacterized protein si:dkeyp-34c12.1, with translation MSSMGGRNKRTKNARKLDAHDAPSLDQSIIDKRLNIIPGGRQLERTPPSKTESVSDQIYKAEYSTISRKVIKEEPCIQEMTINSSCDGSSEVLEHLNVKDERKSIRRSSLTAAKATSGNADPETFIQGMQGYQWTSTDLEFVYQTKCKKKVQQLQQKIRDVQNALKSTRQLRDVAVADHKKIQEELSKMSSLERVQEMSKETLLKSQSSVELEGLDFKGLLAQLKVSDVQHFTSEERTNIGKLNTEVTKAQAMREKQEQFTKEIDTCEGNIDQIKVKIQTLTAEIAALESQRSSKEAAPLPDKPRKRVRRGPKPTTAPSAPKLSSNASFSPKRFVDSKPSSVPKRPSARSAPNGSTVPKPPTSAPKASAAPKPSSVPKGSTVPKPPTSAPKAFASPEPSSVPKGSTVPKPPTSAPKASAAPEPSSVSKGSTVPKPPTSAPKAFASPEPSSVPKGSTVPKPPTSAPKASAAPEPSSVLKGSTVPKPLTSRSVPKRSTAPKPPTSAPKPSTAPKPSSVRIPPSARSAPKGSTAPKPPRSRSAPKGLLAPIPPTSGYTPKGSLAPKPPTSRSASNATTSPNIPGGDVGGLRRSKRIAAKQDK, from the exons ATGAGCTCAATGGGAGGCAGAAATAAACGCACGAAAAATGCGCGCAAACTGGATGCGCACGATGCGCCTTCATTAGATCAATCAATCATCGACAAACGTCTGAATATTATACCTGGGGGACGACAGTTAGAGCGAACACCTCCATCCAAAACTGAAAGCGTCTCAGACCAAATATATAAAGCAGAATATTCAACAATATCACGGAAGGTGATCAAAGAAGAGCCGTGCATACAG GAAATGACTATAAACAGTTCCTGCGATGGGTCAAGTGAAGTTCTCGAGCATCTTAACGTTAAAGACGAAAGGAAGTCCATCAGAAGGTCCAGTTTAACAGCTGCAAAAG CCACATCTGGGAATGCAGATCCGGAAACCTTCATCCAGGGAATGCAGGGTTACCAGTGGACAAGCACAGACCTGGAATTTGTCTATCAAACTAAATGCAAGAAGAAAGTTCAGCAGCTTCAG CAAAAGATAAGAGATGTGCAGAATGCTCTCAAAAGCACTAGGCAACTGCGGGACGTGGCTGTTGCTGaccataaaaaaatacaagaagAGCTTTCAAAG ATGTCGTCGCTTGAAAGGGTGCAGGAAATGTCCAAGGAGACACTCCTCAAGTCACAAAGCTCCGTTGAGCTCGAAGGGCTCGATTTCAAAGGTCTGCTAGCTCAACTGAAGGTGTCCGATGTGCAGCATTTTACTTCTGAAGAGAGGACGAACATAGGCAAGCTCAACACAGAGGTGACGAAAGCACAAGCAATGAG AGAAAAGCAAGAGCAATTCACAAAGGAAATTGACACCTGTGAAGGGAACATCGACCAAATCAAG gtaaaaatacaGACACTGACTGCGGAAATTGCTGCTCTGGAATCCCAGCGGTCGTCTAAGGAG GCGGCGCCACTCCCTGACAAACCAAGAAAACGAGTCCGGAGAGGTCCTAAACCAACCACCGCCCCATCTGCCCCGAAACTTTCTAGTAATGCTTCTTTCTCTCCAAAACGTTTTGTCGACTCAAAACCCTCATCTGTTCCAAAACGCCCTTCTGCTCGATCTGCCCCAAATGGATCAACTGTCCCCAAACCGCCTACATCTGCCCCAAAAGCTTCCGCTGCCCCTAAACCCTCCTCTGTCCCAAAAGGATCAACTGTCCCAAAACCGCCTACATCTGCCCCAAAAGCTTTTGCTTCCCCTGAACCCTCCTCTGTCCCAAAAGGATCAACTGTACCCAAACCCCCTACATCTGCCCCAAAAGCTTCTGCTGCCCCTGAACCCTCCTCTGTCTCAAAAGGGTCAACTGTCCCCAAACCGCCTACATCTGCACCAAAAGCTTTTGCTTCCCCTGAACCCTCCTCTGTCCCAAAAGGATCAACTGTACCCAAACCCCCTACATCTGCCCCAAAAGCTTCTGCTGCCCCTGAACCCTCCTCTGTCCTAAAAGGATCAACTGTCCCCAAACCGCTTACTTCTCGATCAGTCCCAAAAAGATCAACTGCCCCCAAACCGCCTACATCAGCCCCAAAACCTTCGACTGCCCCTAAACCCTCATCTGTCCGAATACCCCCTTCTGCTCGATCCGCCCCAAAGGGATCAACTGCCCCCAAACCGCCGAGATCTCGATCAGCCCCAAAAGGATTACTTGCCCCCATACCACCTACCTCTGGATATACCCCAAAAGGATCACTTGCCCCCAAACCGCCGACATCTCGGTCAGCCTCAAATGCTACCACCTCCCCAAATATCCCAGGGGGTGATGTCGGGGGTCTCCGGCGCTCTAAAAGAATCGCTGCCAAACAAGACAAGTGA